The DNA window ATGCCCGGCGCCCGCACCACGCTGCGGACCCTGCGGCGGTTGGGCTATGCCTGCGGCGTGGTGTCCGGGGGCTTCCGCCGCATCATCGAGCCGTTGGCCGAAGAGCTGATGCTGGACTATGTCGCGGCCAACGACTTGGAGATCGTCGACGGCACGCTCACCGGACGGGTGATCGGCCCCATCGTCGACAGGGCCGGAAAGCCACGGCGCTAAGGAATTCGCCGACCAGGTCGGGGTGCCGATGGCGCAGACCGTCGCCGTGGGCGACGGCGCCAACGACATCGACATGCTCGCCGCGGCCGGATTGGGGATCGCGTTCAACGCCAAGCCGGCGCTGCGGGAGGTCGCCGACGCGTCGCTGAGCCACCCCTACCTGGACACGGTGCTGTTCCTGTTGGGCGTGACGCGCGGGGAGATCGAGGCCGCCGATGCGGTCGACGGCGAGGTCCGCCGGGTGGAAATCCCGCCCGAGTGACCCCGTAGCGATCGCAAGCGCGGCGAAGCCGGGCGCGGCGGGTCGCTACGCATCCGGCCCTAGCGATCGCAAGCGCGGCGAAGCCGGGCGCGGCGGGTCGCTACGCATCCGGCCCCGTAGCGATCGCAAGCGCGGCGAAGCCGGGCGCGGCGGGTCGCTACG is part of the Mycobacterium mantenii genome and encodes:
- a CDS encoding HAD hydrolase family protein, producing the protein MAQTVAVGDGANDIDMLAAAGLGIAFNAKPALREVADASLSHPYLDTVLFLLGVTRGEIEAADAVDGEVRRVEIPPE